A region from the Mucilaginibacter sp. CSA2-8R genome encodes:
- a CDS encoding NAD(P)H-dependent oxidoreductase yields the protein MALIILAHPSFSQSLANQTIIQQLQQSSLDIEVRDIHSLYPNYQIDVKAEQEALLRHQTVVFQYPFYWYNMPAILKLWFDTVFTYQFAYGSKGDKLKGKNFIPSFTVGAPESEYTTLGNHHFRVGEFTKSMEQTAYYAQMNYIDPIYFHGTSLAAGYTAEDVKSKARTHAHRLIEKLAALA from the coding sequence ATGGCATTAATCATTTTAGCACATCCCAGTTTTAGTCAATCGCTAGCTAACCAAACCATTATTCAACAACTACAACAAAGCAGTCTCGATATCGAAGTAAGAGATATCCATAGTCTGTATCCCAATTACCAAATTGATGTGAAAGCCGAGCAGGAGGCACTGCTCAGGCATCAAACTGTCGTGTTTCAGTATCCGTTTTACTGGTACAACATGCCGGCAATTTTAAAGCTTTGGTTTGATACTGTTTTTACTTACCAGTTTGCTTATGGCTCGAAAGGAGATAAGCTAAAAGGAAAAAATTTTATACCCAGTTTTACCGTCGGCGCCCCCGAAAGTGAATATACCACTTTGGGTAACCATCATTTCAGGGTCGGTGAGTTTACCAAAAGTATGGAACAAACGGCCTATTACGCACAAATGAATTACATTGACCCCATTTACTTTCATGGCACCTCGCTGGCCGCAGGCTACACTGCCGAGGACGTAAAAAGCAAAGCCCGTACACACGCCCACCGGCTGATTGAAAAACTGGCCGCCTTGGCGTAA
- a CDS encoding M14 family metallopeptidase — translation MIQTKLIAPLLVLLCFSTLLNAQNKPFQFQQKAVRPGTKMSFSIPVTDGHNSTFIPVTVFNGKAPGKALGIVAGIHGFEYPPIVAAQQLAQSLDPAQMNGTLILVHMANVPAFLQRSVALNQMDGKNLNRSFPGKASGTITERMAYTIANQIIARCDYVIDAHSGEANNDLKPYAGYYNHTATPELSKKSRGFATALGFNYVIQFDNLPGVTEPSKYCSREAVVRGIPAADIECGRYGIAEPEMVNKVVTAYHNALNYLKITNGTLGKVTPLYVRNRTFINSNYDGFFYSRLKAGEFVKKGATLGYITNFFGNKIMDVQSPVDGIIMYMISTPPVNKTDELFSIGHLN, via the coding sequence ATGATACAGACAAAATTAATTGCTCCTCTCCTCGTTTTGCTTTGCTTCAGCACGCTGCTTAACGCACAAAACAAGCCATTCCAATTTCAGCAAAAAGCGGTTAGGCCCGGCACCAAAATGTCGTTCAGCATCCCGGTAACGGATGGGCACAATAGCACTTTTATCCCGGTAACGGTGTTTAACGGCAAAGCGCCGGGCAAGGCGCTGGGCATTGTAGCCGGAATACATGGTTTCGAATATCCGCCCATCGTGGCCGCCCAGCAATTGGCTCAAAGCCTCGACCCCGCCCAAATGAACGGCACCCTCATTTTGGTACATATGGCTAACGTACCGGCCTTTTTGCAGCGCAGTGTTGCCCTGAACCAAATGGACGGCAAAAACCTTAACCGAAGCTTTCCGGGCAAGGCCAGCGGCACCATTACCGAGCGCATGGCCTACACCATTGCCAACCAAATTATCGCCCGCTGCGATTACGTAATTGATGCCCATTCGGGCGAGGCTAATAACGACCTGAAACCCTATGCCGGTTATTACAACCACACCGCCACGCCCGAGCTGTCGAAAAAGTCGCGCGGGTTTGCCACGGCTTTGGGGTTTAATTACGTGATACAGTTTGATAACCTGCCGGGCGTAACCGAGCCATCCAAGTATTGCTCGCGCGAGGCTGTAGTGCGCGGCATACCCGCAGCCGACATCGAGTGCGGGCGCTACGGCATAGCCGAGCCCGAAATGGTGAACAAGGTTGTTACCGCCTACCACAACGCGCTTAATTATTTAAAAATCACCAACGGCACACTTGGTAAAGTAACGCCGCTTTACGTCCGTAACCGCACCTTCATCAACAGTAATTATGATGGCTTTTTTTACAGCCGTTTAAAGGCGGGCGAGTTCGTTAAAAAAGGCGCAACGCTGGGTTACATTACCAACTTTTTTGGCAACAAAATCATGGATGTCCAATCGCCGGTTGATGGGATAATTATGTACATGATTTCGACACCTCCGGTCAATAAAACTGATGAGCTTTTCAGCATCGGTCATCTTAATTAA
- a CDS encoding DUF3526 domain-containing protein, which yields MKKALKTLLYAEWLNFKTEKSLLLFALLILLAGGYGIYSGHAEIQRQRANIAHLDTLYRDNIAELKTKYPNTADAGDIGYYHTTFARHMPDSWAALSIGQRDVNPYYLKLRLLAVQNQLYSSENTNPDKLATGSFDLAFVLVFLLPLFIIAICFNLFSAEKERGTLALVLSQPISLSTFLFGKLLFRFGLVVLLVVLLIAAGIAFTSAQPDGRILVWLGAATLYSLFWFGVCYAFIVLKKSSAFNAICLLGVWLLLAIILPAVINVVLQVQQPVTEGLALTLKQREEVHGGWDKPKDETLKHFFTHYPQYRNTSPVTDRFAWKWYYAFQELGDRSVESLYHTYLSKLQSRAGLANRLSMVSAPATLQVLLNAAGGTDLQAHLAFVQSAWQFHHRLKAFYYPFLFSDKPFLHADYDGEPRHVYQSRPDADTFNMAMLTLLVSTVVIFAIAVILQCFTTSELK from the coding sequence ATGAAAAAGGCTTTAAAAACCCTGTTGTATGCCGAATGGCTCAACTTTAAAACCGAAAAAAGCCTGCTGCTTTTTGCCCTGCTTATTTTGCTGGCAGGCGGCTACGGCATTTACTCAGGCCATGCCGAAATACAGCGCCAGCGCGCCAATATAGCACACTTAGATACCCTTTACCGGGATAACATTGCGGAGCTGAAAACCAAATATCCCAACACGGCCGATGCTGGGGATATTGGCTATTACCATACCACCTTTGCCCGCCACATGCCCGACTCGTGGGCGGCGCTCTCCATCGGCCAGCGCGATGTTAACCCCTACTACCTCAAGCTGCGCCTGCTGGCCGTGCAAAACCAGTTGTACAGTTCTGAGAATACCAATCCTGATAAGCTGGCTACCGGTAGCTTTGACCTGGCCTTTGTGCTGGTTTTTCTGCTACCGCTTTTCATCATTGCCATCTGCTTTAATTTGTTTTCGGCCGAAAAGGAACGCGGCACACTTGCACTGGTGCTTTCGCAGCCCATATCACTCTCTACCTTTTTATTTGGCAAACTACTGTTTAGGTTTGGGCTGGTAGTGCTGTTAGTGGTATTGCTGATTGCAGCCGGCATTGCGTTTACCAGTGCACAGCCTGATGGGCGCATACTGGTTTGGCTGGGTGCTGCTACGCTGTACAGCCTGTTTTGGTTTGGGGTGTGCTATGCCTTTATTGTGCTTAAAAAAAGCTCGGCTTTTAACGCCATTTGCCTGTTAGGCGTGTGGCTGCTACTCGCCATTATTTTACCTGCCGTCATCAATGTAGTGTTGCAGGTACAGCAACCGGTTACCGAAGGATTGGCACTTACCCTAAAACAGCGCGAAGAGGTGCATGGCGGGTGGGACAAGCCCAAAGACGAAACACTTAAACACTTTTTTACCCATTACCCGCAGTACCGCAACACCAGCCCTGTAACCGACCGCTTTGCCTGGAAATGGTATTATGCCTTTCAGGAACTGGGCGACCGCTCGGTAGAGAGTTTGTACCATACCTACCTGAGCAAACTGCAATCAAGGGCCGGGCTGGCTAACCGACTCAGCATGGTAAGCGCCCCCGCCACCTTGCAGGTTTTGCTTAATGCTGCCGGGGGTACCGACCTGCAAGCACATTTAGCTTTTGTACAAAGCGCCTGGCAATTTCACCATCGGCTTAAAGCCTTTTACTACCCCTTTTTATTTAGTGACAAGCCATTTCTTCATGCCGATTATGATGGCGAGCCACGGCATGTTTACCAGTCGCGGCCCGATGCTGATACTTTCAATATGGCGATGCTCACCCTGCTTGTCAGCACGGTGGTCATATTTGCCATTGCTGTTATTTTACAATGCTTTACCACTTCAGAACTAAAGTAA
- a CDS encoding FecR domain-containing protein — protein sequence MIVDDDILVSYLSGNCAPEVAVHLMQWRQAHPDHEKQFQDFKLIWETSGRLNYTGPDGAAASLQRLKQKAIKQRSNPAKGKVRQLQKTTVWLMAAASVLLFAAVAWWLAMGNSRQRVEVITHNHVQTDTLPDGSVLTLNKNTELQFARRFNGVQRKVALTRGEAFFKVKHQSQRPFIISAGSTTVQVLGTSFNVKNNHGRVEVIVESGMVAVKLGSQTVMLKTGEKAVVQPETHVLSKTANPDQLYQYYRTREFVAVNTPLWRMIEVLNEAYSSRIVLGRKELRKLPLNTTFKNESLDDILSIIARTFNLTVLRKSNQIILR from the coding sequence ATGATTGTTGATGATGATATACTGGTGAGTTACCTGTCGGGCAATTGTGCGCCCGAGGTGGCTGTACACCTTATGCAGTGGCGGCAGGCTCACCCTGACCACGAAAAGCAGTTTCAGGATTTTAAATTGATTTGGGAAACCAGCGGCCGCTTAAACTACACCGGCCCGGATGGTGCTGCCGCATCTTTACAGCGGCTAAAGCAAAAAGCCATCAAACAGCGCAGCAACCCAGCCAAAGGTAAAGTAAGGCAGTTGCAAAAAACCACGGTCTGGCTAATGGCGGCGGCATCTGTGTTGCTGTTTGCGGCTGTGGCCTGGTGGCTTGCCATGGGCAATAGCAGGCAACGGGTTGAAGTTATTACACATAACCACGTGCAAACCGATACCCTGCCCGATGGCTCGGTACTTACCCTTAACAAAAATACCGAACTGCAATTTGCCCGCAGGTTTAACGGCGTGCAGCGCAAGGTAGCACTTACCCGCGGCGAGGCATTTTTTAAGGTGAAACACCAAAGCCAAAGGCCATTTATCATCAGCGCCGGCAGTACTACGGTACAGGTGCTGGGTACGTCGTTTAACGTTAAAAATAACCATGGCCGGGTAGAGGTAATTGTAGAAAGCGGTATGGTAGCGGTAAAATTGGGTAGCCAAACGGTAATGCTTAAAACCGGCGAAAAGGCTGTAGTGCAGCCCGAAACGCACGTACTCAGCAAAACCGCCAACCCCGACCAGCTATACCAGTATTACCGCACCCGCGAATTTGTGGCAGTTAACACCCCACTCTGGCGAATGATAGAAGTACTAAACGAAGCTTACAGCAGCCGCATTGTTTTGGGCCGAAAAGAGCTGCGTAAGCTGCCACTTAATACCACGTTTAAAAACGAATCGCTTGATGATATTCTGTCCATTATTGCCCGCACGTTTAACTTAACGGTACTGCGTAAATCCAACCAAATTATACTACGTTAA
- a CDS encoding STN and carboxypeptidase regulatory-like domain-containing protein, with protein MIISFCANAQDTAQTKITLQVKNAKLFVVLQEMEKQAGIYFSYDGRLINRDSLVTINLTNQPLNTALQAVFSSRFEYQQQGRYLVIAPAMPRLAFTNTDVVTDGNLVSVSGLVTDEHSGERLMYASVYDKDQLVATLTDEHGYFKLRLRPGASGSIAVTAGKRLYHDTTVHFLQSVLVNARAGTAAYLTDKSRGNRVERTGLGQAFISTRQMIQSINIPNFFASRPFQVSITPGLSTHGMFSPQVVNRFSLNLIGGYTAGVNGIEAGGLFNINKRDSRYLQLAGVFNLVGGNAYGLQLAGVHNRALDTVKGVQLSFFTNQAEQQLSGLQISAMHNRTRYLKGVQVGIVNVADTSEGMSIGLVNIVRNGFYKLSYSASNLANTNLALKTGTHGFYSSLLVAANPSVHQKFYSFGMGIGHDFMFTQRIYLSAEADYQFAYTGLWDDRWTQGKLLLNYQLTKSISVFGGTTFNKYSYTGSQPGYQSRFELIRDYKYYLYRRLGNPVQHWTGWELGIAFNSVFKPAVKKITDVSKTWYIGAAATAGIGWNQPFRLVKGADLFLQRDLGENLSAILTTGYTYFSAPPVPYVYQSNDFAIYEKPMRIVPLRAGVRLKTGKTFYISGEVGQAFGNARQGIAFFNTINANTGNRYSNPYLRPYRAWSYAASAGFSFSNGLEAGFKFDDYGLQTEFKQFALRLGYRLKLNK; from the coding sequence TTGATAATATCGTTCTGTGCTAATGCGCAGGATACGGCCCAAACTAAAATAACGCTGCAGGTTAAAAATGCTAAACTGTTTGTAGTGCTGCAGGAGATGGAAAAGCAAGCCGGCATCTATTTTTCGTACGACGGGCGCCTTATTAACCGCGATAGCCTGGTAACTATAAACCTGACTAACCAGCCCTTAAACACGGCTTTGCAGGCTGTTTTTAGCAGCAGGTTTGAGTATCAGCAGCAGGGCCGCTACCTGGTTATTGCGCCGGCCATGCCCAGGCTTGCCTTTACCAATACGGATGTAGTTACCGATGGTAATTTAGTATCCGTAAGCGGCCTGGTAACTGATGAGCACAGCGGCGAACGGCTGATGTATGCCAGTGTTTACGATAAAGACCAGCTCGTGGCCACCCTAACCGACGAGCATGGCTACTTTAAACTCAGGCTGCGGCCAGGCGCCTCGGGTAGTATAGCGGTTACGGCCGGCAAAAGGCTTTACCACGACACTACCGTACACTTTTTACAGTCGGTGCTGGTAAATGCGCGTGCGGGTACGGCTGCCTACCTAACTGATAAAAGCCGCGGCAACCGTGTAGAGCGCACGGGTTTGGGCCAGGCTTTTATCTCTACCCGGCAAATGATACAAAGCATCAACATCCCCAACTTTTTTGCGAGCCGTCCGTTCCAGGTGTCGATCACGCCGGGGTTGAGTACGCATGGCATGTTTAGTCCGCAGGTAGTAAATCGCTTTTCGCTTAACCTGATAGGCGGCTATACAGCCGGCGTAAACGGCATAGAGGCCGGTGGTTTATTTAATATCAATAAGCGCGATTCGAGGTATTTACAGTTAGCAGGGGTATTTAATCTGGTGGGTGGCAATGCTTATGGCCTGCAACTGGCCGGGGTGCACAATCGTGCGCTCGATACGGTTAAAGGTGTGCAACTTTCGTTTTTTACCAACCAGGCCGAGCAGCAGTTATCCGGGCTTCAAATCAGCGCAATGCACAACCGTACCCGGTATTTAAAAGGCGTGCAGGTAGGCATTGTTAACGTGGCCGATACCTCAGAGGGGATGAGTATTGGTTTAGTTAACATAGTACGCAATGGTTTTTATAAACTCAGTTACTCGGCCAGTAACCTGGCCAATACCAACCTGGCACTAAAAACGGGTACGCACGGGTTTTACAGTAGTTTGCTTGTAGCGGCTAACCCATCCGTTCATCAAAAGTTTTACTCGTTTGGCATGGGCATCGGTCATGATTTTATGTTTACCCAGCGCATATACCTATCGGCCGAAGCCGACTACCAGTTTGCCTACACCGGTTTGTGGGACGACCGTTGGACACAGGGCAAGCTGTTACTTAATTACCAGCTTACTAAAAGCATCAGCGTGTTCGGCGGGACCACATTTAATAAATATTCGTACACGGGCAGCCAGCCCGGTTATCAAAGCCGGTTCGAGCTTATCAGAGATTATAAATATTACCTTTACCGGCGGCTGGGTAACCCGGTGCAGCATTGGACTGGGTGGGAACTGGGTATAGCTTTTAACTCGGTATTTAAACCAGCTGTTAAAAAGATCACCGATGTTTCTAAAACCTGGTACATAGGCGCTGCCGCTACGGCCGGCATAGGCTGGAATCAACCTTTCAGGTTGGTGAAAGGAGCTGATTTATTTTTACAACGCGACCTGGGCGAAAACCTGAGCGCAATACTCACCACCGGCTACACTTATTTCAGTGCCCCGCCAGTGCCGTATGTTTACCAATCGAACGACTTTGCGATATACGAAAAGCCGATGAGGATAGTACCGCTAAGGGCCGGTGTACGACTCAAAACCGGGAAAACATTTTACATTTCGGGCGAGGTTGGGCAAGCCTTTGGCAACGCCAGGCAAGGCATTGCTTTCTTCAACACAATCAATGCAAACACCGGTAACAGGTATTCGAATCCTTATCTGCGGCCTTACCGTGCTTGGAGCTACGCTGCCAGTGCCGGGTTTAGTTTTAGCAATGGGCTGGAGGCCGGTTTTAAGTTTGATGATTATGGCCTGCAAACGGAGTTTAAGCAATTTGCCCTGCGTTTAGGGTATCGTTTAAAACTAAACAAATAA
- a CDS encoding helix-turn-helix domain-containing protein, whose translation MKTECQSDQVQLNDKIYSCTVSLTMDLIGGKWKAVILYHLINGPKRYNQLRREMPAVTEMTLSLQLKQLEKDGLLTRSVYGEKPPIKVVYTLTALGQTLIPLLKAITDWGNQVAITKGKFVHDHEPAKPLGA comes from the coding sequence ATGAAAACAGAATGCCAAAGCGACCAGGTACAACTTAATGACAAGATTTACTCCTGCACCGTAAGCCTGACGATGGATTTGATTGGTGGTAAATGGAAGGCTGTTATTTTATATCACCTGATAAATGGGCCTAAGCGGTACAACCAACTGCGCCGCGAAATGCCCGCCGTTACCGAAATGACGTTGAGCCTGCAACTTAAACAATTGGAAAAAGACGGGCTGTTAACCAGAAGTGTTTATGGCGAAAAGCCACCCATTAAAGTAGTTTATACCCTAACTGCTTTAGGTCAAACCCTCATCCCGTTACTTAAAGCCATTACAGATTGGGGCAACCAGGTGGCAATCACTAAGGGCAAATTCGTGCACGACCATGAGCCGGCGAAACCTTTGGGAGCGTAA
- a CDS encoding TonB-dependent receptor: MFPKLLKITVSAVVIILLLLEAATLCAQNGNNTLLVRVTDQQTRPLTGMTVTIEGTTQSNSTNNKGEAFFTSVAPGEVAVICSGVGYQTHRHATRINAGRPTTVTIPLAAAQQALQQVEIIGRSRTSYKSDYTFGATKTGTYLKDIPQSVSIITKELIADRQIDRAWDATKLISGVSRYSGYNDIVIRGFRSGENQPRLINGLRSAFGFFDQPVTANLERIEIIKGPASALFGNTAPGGTINFVTKKPLPTKRYGISVTSGSFNTMRAAADFTGPLMKDSSVLFRLNTAYSHAESFRNLQFSDNYLIAPSITYLPSPKTALNVDLVYNYNKSRIDRGQPIFGASANGDIYSTPISLAINAANDYYNVRNLQFNFNLSHAFTSNFSVNATYMKYGWDEALSEHRTTNAFAVDGAGKEIASQVGMQLLERMQKLFSDNLNLFATFKAGKGQLKQTILVGYDYIAQLRPVGGTQNVARGYRNAANNGVINSYNPANKAAYLLDAKGNPVPNVAHFDLQNVQYPIRNTSNYFLTATNYAPSKYAVNAVYVQDQLTYRNLQILFGLRQEFYTDYTDYKQSSQTSVTQRALIPRAGLVYSLTPQVNLYGSYTQGYQPQSASVFSNPNSGGPFDPLKSNMVEAGAKAGLFEDALALNLAVYQINQRNVLVYANDPLNPDLYRQRGREQSRGLEVEAIGNILPNLSVNANYSYNEAIVKKGLPAELGMQRANAPKHLANVWLKYNVIKGPLSGLGIGGGINHASRRNTEITTLQLPAYTTTDAALYYTFNKVRLAANFNNIFNQRYWIAGYNYTRIFPGEPRNVMFNITKLF; the protein is encoded by the coding sequence ATGTTTCCTAAATTATTAAAAATAACAGTTTCAGCCGTAGTGATAATACTGTTACTGCTGGAAGCAGCTACCTTATGCGCGCAGAACGGCAACAACACTTTGCTGGTACGCGTAACCGACCAGCAAACCCGCCCCCTCACCGGCATGACGGTTACTATTGAGGGCACCACCCAAAGTAATTCTACTAACAATAAAGGCGAGGCCTTTTTTACATCGGTCGCGCCTGGCGAAGTAGCCGTTATTTGCAGCGGCGTGGGTTACCAAACCCACCGCCACGCAACCCGTATTAATGCGGGCAGGCCAACCACCGTAACCATCCCACTGGCTGCGGCTCAGCAAGCCCTGCAACAGGTGGAGATTATTGGCCGTTCCCGAACTTCGTACAAAAGTGACTATACGTTTGGGGCTACCAAAACGGGTACTTACTTAAAAGACATCCCGCAGTCGGTAAGCATTATTACCAAGGAGCTGATTGCCGACCGGCAGATTGACCGCGCCTGGGATGCCACCAAACTCATTAGCGGGGTAAGCCGGTATTCGGGTTATAATGATATTGTGATTCGTGGCTTCCGCAGCGGCGAAAACCAACCGCGGTTGATCAACGGCCTACGCTCGGCCTTCGGCTTTTTTGACCAGCCCGTAACCGCCAACCTGGAGCGTATCGAAATTATTAAAGGCCCGGCCTCGGCCCTGTTTGGCAATACGGCGCCGGGCGGAACCATCAACTTCGTAACCAAAAAACCTTTGCCCACCAAACGCTACGGCATCAGCGTAACCAGCGGCAGCTTTAACACCATGCGTGCCGCGGCCGATTTTACCGGTCCGCTGATGAAGGATAGCAGCGTGCTGTTTCGCCTCAATACGGCCTACAGCCATGCCGAAAGCTTCCGTAATTTGCAGTTTAGTGATAATTATCTTATCGCACCTTCCATTACCTACCTGCCATCGCCCAAAACAGCCCTGAACGTTGATTTGGTGTACAACTACAACAAAAGCCGGATAGACCGCGGTCAGCCAATTTTCGGAGCCAGCGCTAATGGTGATATTTATTCTACCCCAATCAGCCTGGCCATTAATGCGGCCAACGATTATTACAACGTGCGCAACCTGCAATTTAACTTCAACCTGAGCCATGCCTTTACCAGCAACTTTTCGGTAAACGCCACCTATATGAAATACGGCTGGGACGAGGCCCTGTCTGAGCACCGCACCACCAACGCCTTTGCGGTAGATGGTGCCGGCAAAGAAATAGCCAGCCAAGTGGGTATGCAGTTGTTGGAACGTATGCAAAAACTGTTTTCGGACAATCTTAACCTGTTTGCCACCTTTAAAGCCGGCAAAGGCCAGCTGAAGCAAACCATATTGGTGGGTTACGATTATATTGCCCAGTTGCGCCCGGTAGGCGGCACCCAAAATGTGGCGCGCGGTTACCGCAATGCTGCCAACAACGGTGTTATCAACAGTTATAATCCGGCTAACAAGGCAGCTTATTTGCTGGATGCCAAGGGCAACCCGGTACCCAATGTAGCCCACTTTGATTTGCAGAATGTGCAGTACCCCATCCGCAACACCAGCAATTATTTTTTAACGGCCACCAACTACGCACCAAGCAAATATGCCGTTAATGCTGTTTACGTACAAGACCAGCTTACCTACCGTAACTTGCAGATTTTATTTGGTTTAAGACAGGAGTTTTACACCGATTATACCGACTATAAACAAAGTAGCCAAACCAGTGTAACCCAACGCGCCCTGATACCACGGGCGGGATTGGTGTACAGCTTAACGCCGCAAGTAAACCTTTACGGCAGTTATACCCAGGGCTACCAGCCACAAAGTGCATCGGTGTTTAGTAATCCCAATAGTGGAGGTCCGTTCGACCCGTTAAAAAGCAACATGGTAGAGGCCGGTGCCAAGGCCGGACTGTTTGAGGATGCCTTGGCTCTGAACCTGGCCGTGTACCAGATTAACCAGCGCAACGTGTTAGTGTACGCCAACGACCCGCTTAACCCCGACCTGTACCGCCAGCGCGGCCGCGAACAATCGAGGGGTCTGGAGGTCGAAGCCATTGGCAACATTTTGCCTAACCTGTCGGTAAATGCCAACTACTCATACAACGAAGCCATTGTTAAAAAAGGCCTGCCGGCCGAGCTGGGTATGCAGCGTGCTAACGCGCCCAAGCACCTGGCCAACGTATGGCTTAAATACAACGTAATTAAAGGCCCCCTGAGCGGTTTGGGCATAGGCGGCGGCATCAACCATGCATCGCGCCGTAATACCGAGATTACCACGCTGCAATTGCCCGCCTACACTACTACTGATGCTGCCTTATACTACACCTTTAATAAAGTGCGCCTGGCCGCCAACTTTAACAATATTTTTAATCAACGCTACTGGATTGCCGGTTACAACTACACCCGCATCTTCCCCGGCGAACCCCGGAACGTGATGTTTAATATAACGAAGTTGTTTTAG
- a CDS encoding DUF3526 domain-containing protein — translation MIKTLAQKELVSARRDKRFMLLGAITVLLLMVAAVSGVVSYNQLSTERAVAQHAADHNFKSQPARHPHRMAHYGSYAFRPKSSLSFFDFGLDTYTGTMVYLEAHQQNSANFSAVQQSGGLLRFGEMTVAFVLQWLIPLLIIFLTFNTFTQEKEQETVKVLLSQGLTIAQIAQAKLQGYAWALALIIVPALLAASLFLLLANGLSIDADFLLRLLLFFAAYLVYFFIFLAGSILISALNQHSRSALLLLLGIWITACVIMPKVTANWGSLLYQTPTKAEMDATVHHAASHGINGHNPQDKRTAEFTKTLLAKYHVDSVSQLPVNIDGLVMAEGEAYSSKVYAREFDKLADTYHRQSSVSEWAGLLNPYLAIRYVSMALAGTDAAHYVHFLKAAEAYRYGLAQHLNQLQATQLHYHDKETRLDNSHWKSYPAFTYQEPSVMWALSRHWVSVAALLLWGGLLYFFFTQLITRYFTL, via the coding sequence ATGATTAAAACATTAGCCCAAAAAGAACTGGTATCCGCCCGGCGCGATAAGCGCTTTATGCTGTTAGGCGCCATCACTGTTTTGCTGCTGATGGTAGCGGCCGTGAGCGGCGTGGTGAGCTATAACCAACTATCGACCGAGCGCGCCGTGGCGCAGCACGCCGCCGACCACAATTTTAAAAGCCAACCCGCACGCCACCCGCACCGTATGGCGCACTACGGGTCGTATGCGTTCAGACCTAAATCGTCGCTCAGCTTTTTCGATTTTGGTTTAGATACCTACACCGGCACCATGGTTTACCTGGAGGCCCACCAGCAAAACAGCGCCAATTTCAGCGCCGTGCAGCAGTCGGGCGGGTTGTTGCGCTTTGGCGAGATGACAGTGGCCTTTGTGCTGCAATGGCTCATTCCACTGCTTATCATTTTTTTAACCTTTAACACTTTTACGCAAGAGAAAGAGCAGGAAACTGTCAAAGTACTGCTGAGCCAGGGCCTTACCATAGCCCAAATTGCGCAGGCCAAATTGCAGGGTTATGCGTGGGCACTGGCGCTCATCATTGTGCCCGCCCTGTTGGCTGCTTCGCTGTTTTTGCTGCTGGCTAACGGCCTGAGTATTGATGCTGATTTTTTACTGCGACTGCTGCTGTTTTTTGCAGCCTACCTGGTATATTTCTTCATATTTCTGGCGGGTAGCATCCTGATATCAGCCCTAAACCAGCACTCGCGTTCGGCCTTACTGCTATTGCTGGGCATCTGGATTACGGCCTGCGTAATTATGCCCAAGGTAACCGCCAACTGGGGCAGCCTGCTGTACCAAACGCCTACCAAAGCCGAAATGGATGCCACCGTACACCATGCAGCCAGTCACGGCATCAACGGCCACAACCCGCAGGACAAGCGCACGGCTGAGTTTACCAAAACCCTGCTAGCCAAATACCATGTAGACTCGGTGAGCCAGCTGCCCGTTAATATTGACGGACTGGTAATGGCCGAGGGCGAGGCGTACAGCAGTAAGGTATATGCGCGCGAGTTTGATAAACTGGCCGATACCTATCACCGGCAAAGCAGCGTATCTGAGTGGGCCGGTTTACTTAACCCCTACCTGGCCATCCGGTATGTTTCGATGGCGCTGGCAGGTACCGATGCGGCCCATTATGTGCACTTTTTAAAAGCTGCCGAAGCTTACCGCTACGGCCTGGCCCAGCACCTTAACCAATTGCAGGCTACCCAATTGCACTACCACGACAAAGAAACCCGGCTGGATAACAGCCACTGGAAAAGCTACCCAGCCTTTACTTACCAGGAGCCATCAGTAATGTGGGCTTTGAGCCGGCATTGGGTGTCGGTAGCGGCACTGCTGCTGTGGGGCGGGCTGCTGTACTTCTTTTTTACCCAATTAATTACCCGATACTTTACTTTATGA